TTTTCGTACAACTGACGGAAGGTCTGTTTTCTCATGAACGAAATTTGTTTTTCCAAAAGTGTCTATATCATGTAAAGATGCAAGAAAAGGATTCATGAGGACGGAAAGGCGCGGCAAGCTGTGGAATCCAGATATTTCCTTTACAACAGATACAGACTGCTCTATCTGAGCGTGACAATACAGTGCCGCCGAAATGATCTTTTTATCATCCCCATCCTGGATTGCGGCGTTCAGCCGAACTAAAGACCGATTCAACCCATTGTTCAGGTTTTCGCATCGCTCAACCACTGAAGCCAGCATACGTTCTTCATTTTCTGAAACATCTGAAATCTGATCTTTTAAATTTCTTTCCATTATGTCTAACTGATCATTGATGTCACTCCGAAGATCACAAATATGTCTTATGCTAGAATCACGATTAGCAGATATCGAGCTTATGTGTTGTTTGAAGAGTCCAACCAAGCTGTCCATGGCTGATAAGCTATCTTTTAAAGTCGGTTTCAATTCAGATTTCCCACGCCTCAGTATCCGTGAATATTCCTTGAATGTGTGAACTCCATCACATGTGGCGTGATTTTCTTTCATGCAGTTGATACATATAGAACACTTATGCGTCATACAGAAACAGTCAAACCGTAAACCATGTCGTCTACACATCAATCGTGACTGGTCAAATTCTCTTGGGTCTGCATttgtcaggggagataacttgaTCTGATTCTCTGAATGTCCAGCGTCGACATAAACGCGTGTGTGATCAGAAGCATGTAGATGCAGAACACTATCACAAGTTTCACATaggtttactgtacactgctcACAACGTAAGTTTGCTTTCACGGTTTTCCTATTAAATATTTGGCAGTTTCCACAATATTTGTTTTCCGGAGGTTTCGCCTTTTCTTTAGTTGTGGATTTTGATTTGTGTGGCTTTTCTGTATGATGTTTAGGATTTTGCGGTAATTCACCAATTCTGATCAACTCTAGCATAATATTGTTCGTAGGGAACTGGTCGGCCCAATCTTTGTGATGTTTATTAGCATCACGCGGTGAACTATCTCGTCTACAGATCGGACACGGGAAACTTGTGATTGGCATTCTGAAGATAGATTTGTCAGCCTTCTCGGCAATAAAAGAATCGAGACATTCAAAACAGAATGTATGCAAACATGGTAAAGCTTTTGGTCGTTCGAATGTATCGAGGCAAATTGGACAGTCTGTGATTTCAGAACCGTCCAAAACAACACGTTCTGTATTTGATGCTACAGTGTCATCTCCATGCTTTAATACGTTCTGTCCTTTGGCAGTGTTTGAACTTATATCTAGTGAAGATGTGGTACCTGAACTGTTGATGCCATGCTCTCGTCCATTCCTTTGCCCACGTAAAGATATTGGATCAGCATCATCTAGCCGAAACGCTTGTAAAACTGGGCGGCTAGTGATACCGCCGATTGGACCGTCAGAAAACAAGTCATCATCGTTGAAATTAGAGCCATCATCCCAGTAGTGTCCTCCCTCTGCCATGGCCAACTGTAGCCAGCTGTTGGGTGCCTTGGcattctgaaaatgaaaatgaaccACGATCAATATGCATTTTATTGCATCTACATACTAATTCCCAAAATTGCAAGTACACAgacaaatgttttgttttagagGTCGCACCAAGTGCAACAATATAGATTGCCAGGTACAATTATGTAGGCCGATCGTGGCATATATGATATTGAAGGTCGGTAGCTAAGATTTTGTAGACTAGTGGGTGTATCTTGCAGACTGGTAGATATACATAGGATTTCATAGACTGGTAAGATAAGATTTTGAAAGCCTTAAGTAGTTAAAATTTTAAATCCTTTcaaatacagatgtatataaataacaatatatagttcatatatacatttgtatattgtaccGTCTCTATGATATGTCTTATGCActaactttttatttcaaaaagtCTTACCTTTGACCCTTAAAATGATAACCATTGGCCAGTTCATCAAATATAATGAACCCTGTATGTACACGTG
The window above is part of the Pecten maximus chromosome 2, xPecMax1.1, whole genome shotgun sequence genome. Proteins encoded here:
- the LOC117322198 gene encoding uncharacterized protein LOC117322198, giving the protein MAEGGHYWDDGSNFNDDDLFSDGPIGGITSRPVLQAFRLDDADPISLRGQRNGREHGINSSGTTSSLDISSNTAKGQNVLKHGDDTVASNTERVVLDGSEITDCPICLDTFERPKALPCLHTFCFECLDSFIAEKADKSIFRMPITSFPCPICRRDSSPRDANKHHKDWADQFPTNNIMLELIRIGELPQNPKHHTEKPHKSKSTTKEKAKPPENKYCGNCQIFNRKTVKANLRCEQCTVNLCETCDSVLHLHASDHTRVYVDAGHSENQIKLSPLTNADPREFDQSRLMCRRHGLRFDCFCMTHKCSICINCMKENHATCDGVHTFKEYSRILRRGKSELKPTLKDSLSAMDSLVGLFKQHISSISANRDSSIRHICDLRSDINDQLDIMERNLKDQISDVSENEERMLASVVERCENLNNGLNRSLVRLNAAIQDGDDKKIISAALYCHAQIEQSVSVVKEISGFHSLPRLSVLMNPFLASLHDIDTFGKTNFVHEKTDLPSVVRKLLPLNVRSVREILRFSVRTREDRSVCGITSALYLPNNRVILVDFPNKAVKLFSDYGHLVHQVRLADSPWDICSIDDHTFAVTLPYKQKVIFIQYYPASSALIRCEDMDMRFNICCYGITFFSGGLVISCPTQRNATLFNVMKEGKKCQLKQFCKLPLPCWQLVTNNVQREVVSTHDNENGGLLRVSSFTKYSEEAFGPHFATGLRGCDVDKEGNIYICGRKSKNIVQVGSSSGSRVLLTLVHGLKEPSTIAVCEDKFLVAEVASSDVGIYELF